One window from the genome of Mucilaginibacter ginsenosidivorans encodes:
- a CDS encoding pyridoxal-phosphate dependent enzyme yields MWYNNILETIGNTPMVKLNKIVKDIPATVLAKIETTNPGNSIKDRMALKMIEDAEKNGLLKPGGTIIEGTSGNTGMGLAIAAVIKGYKCIFTSTDKQSKEKFDALRAFGAEVIVCPTNVDPEDPRSYYSVSSRLEREVPNSWKPNQYDNLSNSVAHYQSTGPEIWEQTEGKITHLVAGVGTGGTISGIAKYLKEKNPGIKVIGIDTYGSVFKKYKETGIFDKEEIYPYVTEGIGEDFLPKNVDFSLIDHFEKVTDKDAALMTREVALKEGIFAGNSTGSAVAGVLQMKDTFKKDDVVVIIFPDHGSRYMGKMYNEDWLRERGFLKDEKLTARDIIKKKERQEIITIDCEKTVLEAINVIKSLNISQIPVTQKGMVIGKITESDILDALLDNPALKSSPVQTITTAPFPFVDLNTSIDKISTMINKDNIAVLAEDDQGKIEIITQYDIINAISG; encoded by the coding sequence ATGTGGTACAACAACATACTCGAAACCATTGGCAATACGCCTATGGTAAAGCTGAATAAAATAGTAAAAGACATCCCTGCAACGGTGCTTGCTAAAATTGAGACCACCAACCCGGGCAACTCTATTAAGGACCGCATGGCGCTGAAAATGATAGAGGATGCTGAAAAGAATGGTTTGCTAAAACCGGGCGGTACCATAATCGAAGGGACATCCGGCAATACCGGCATGGGTTTGGCTATAGCGGCAGTGATAAAAGGCTACAAGTGTATTTTTACCAGTACCGATAAACAATCAAAGGAAAAATTTGATGCCCTGCGTGCGTTCGGCGCCGAGGTGATCGTTTGCCCAACGAACGTCGATCCGGAAGACCCGCGTTCGTATTATTCCGTGTCGTCTCGCCTGGAACGTGAAGTGCCAAATTCATGGAAGCCAAACCAGTATGATAACCTGTCGAACTCGGTAGCACACTATCAAAGTACAGGTCCCGAGATATGGGAGCAAACCGAAGGCAAAATAACGCATCTTGTAGCGGGTGTAGGTACAGGCGGAACCATATCGGGTATTGCCAAATACCTGAAGGAGAAGAATCCGGGTATTAAAGTGATCGGCATAGACACTTATGGTTCGGTGTTCAAAAAATATAAGGAAACCGGAATTTTTGATAAGGAGGAAATATACCCCTATGTTACTGAAGGTATAGGAGAGGACTTCCTGCCCAAAAACGTCGACTTCAGCCTGATCGATCATTTTGAAAAAGTAACCGATAAGGATGCAGCCCTGATGACACGCGAAGTGGCTTTGAAAGAAGGTATTTTCGCCGGGAACTCTACAGGTTCGGCCGTGGCCGGTGTTCTGCAGATGAAAGATACGTTTAAAAAGGACGATGTAGTAGTTATCATCTTCCCCGATCATGGTTCGCGTTACATGGGCAAAATGTATAACGAGGACTGGCTGCGCGAACGCGGATTTTTGAAGGACGAAAAACTGACCGCCCGCGACATCATCAAAAAGAAAGAGCGCCAGGAGATCATCACCATCGATTGCGAAAAGACAGTGCTGGAGGCTATCAATGTCATCAAATCGCTCAATATTTCGCAGATACCCGTAACCCAGAAAGGGATGGTGATAGGCAAAATAACCGAAAGCGATATCCTCGATGCGCTGCTGGATAACCCTGCCTTGAAATCATCGCCGGTTCAAACTATCACCACCGCGCCGTTCCCTTTTGTCGACCTGAATACTTCAATCGATAAAATATCAACCATGATCAATAAGGACAACATTGCGGTATTGGCAGAAGATGACCAGGGCAAGATCGAGATCATCACGCAATATGATATTATCAATGCGATATCGGGGTAG
- a CDS encoding alpha-2-macroglobulin family protein, with the protein MSHLYKKATALLLFIALMQSSIFAQQKLLTPSRQRSYYTFIYKLEPDEVMRFYGKAEKLMPEKMMHKLVDSFKTDERWRNYLPSGNYLKVFAEKNVLQYKLIENHSADLKLLHNTGDISFSLVNRQGERVSDAVVHIKHELVPFDSKSGLYHVRNSKKAKLIRVDYRGVVNFFRITEESSYHRNWLKAKWCGFKRLFQHKNKYNYNGYQYPNSYNDHYTGFMIFNKAIYRPGDTVKFKAFIMNKKSKKPITVPRVLIRLLDRNNVDDVITGYVNSYRDGGYEGSVVLRDTLDLDLDEEYTISLEDPTSAKYSQNDDNSDEEDKAAMARRKVYFAAQFKYEEYELRSVNFSARLDKTEHWTGDPLAVYLKATDENDLPLSDGRVTLTLTNPVIKYNHLTKLFVPDTLWVHQLTLEPAGETKVLIPDSIFPRTSLDYEIHAQFLNSNNESHSTQNRVTYNCERYRISAEIKGDTLVSSYFKLGKEIKGEALISALSGEDTLSKMKVVLPSKIIINPNAVTYNIETDSTDMDVDLKESQSGISLSGYRTADSLFVRVANERNLHFWYSVFAGNDLLETGETSSLFYRRAYRGAKDINFVVNYIWAGKNESEQTTVPYQDKLLNVYVKQPISVYPGQQVRSEIAVTDNAGKPVANADITAWALTRKFSDYRVPSIPYLGKENYYRRTNRERYLQPNNNTAGTRRLDWKRWSREMGLDSIAYYQFTHPRPIYRSEEPLHDTITQIAPFVIKEGDIEPVHILFIDERPVYFDQAQQMERYSFAVKPGKHNLKFRTTTQFIKLDSVQVNAYRKLIISLNDDTSNHAVTFVKMADTLDRYEANFIDQHMVTITDNFNGKLALLQQGDHLTLLNPITTGYRNNNQVLTGPLSYNYADLLLPGEKPRGFLVEPDYSYVFEPGLLKQKSIPARYPFRTALFLGHGASDYGQYVFTHNEADSIWDQYLYLKSNTQQLFINDPVSDRITGRLEISVNDYKNQKGPLIKNIILYRYDDPDFIQVYSGNTIRFSPLKTGKYRMLFLLKGDSYDIKDDVVVKAFGVSVYKFDVLPVHPRDSVSIKINQVMTNRTSAYKSGDSDVQNDALKLKEAFNDRYFDMTNFGDSMSGTVIADEDGLPIPGCTVKVKGTNHGVVTDVNGHFRLKVPASGHLIASFVGYYAQEVRIELGTVVKISLKSSPNMLGEVVVTGYATVRRKDVTYSMAVVTTTEQGLMGQAAGVTIEAQPGGGSTIYIRGISDKSGAKPLIVVDGEIVADLKGISPNDIGEMSVLKDASATALYGAQAANGVIVINTKKRSNSGLAADTTKQGEGSQGLRKNFSDYAYWHPKLTTDANGKASFVSVFPDDITNWRTFVVAINGQKQTGFSEKQIKSYRPVSANFVSPQFAVRGDELHVIGKVLNYTTDTVKIERSFVYNGKPVTHDLLQVKNSHIDTMSVTAEGTDSLAFEYTIKRDNGYFDGERRKIPLMEQGTKETKGVFEALEKDTTVSLKFNPNSGTVTFHAESSVLPILLEETKKLRNYQYLCNEQLASKLIGLLTERRIKKFLNEPFEHGKNITEIVKKIQQSRNSQGTWGWWKDTPEEMWVSLHVVEALLDAESDGYTTQLDKVKLTQYLLYQLDSYKQQDRLYRLELLKKLGAKADYEKYVAVISKEISLQKDPSDYTKMRLMLVKQQAGIPVKIDSLVGKARHTMFGNIYWGEEGYRFFDNSVQLSVLAYRILKNEGKYPELLSKIRGYFMEQRKGGDWRNTYESALILENILPDLLTEGKGIKPASITLSGAKNETVTKFPYTATFAGNELKVAKTGTLPVYITGYQQFWNRKPEKVSKDFTVNSWFEKKGDKQTKLKDGEAVELKVEVTTRGDADYVMINIPIPAGCSYESKEQNWGNEVHREYFKDRVSIFCRSMKQGTYTFTVNLMPRYSGIYNINPAKAEMMYFPVFYGREEMKKVEIGSLVH; encoded by the coding sequence ATGTCACACCTCTACAAAAAAGCAACAGCACTTTTACTATTTATCGCCCTGATGCAAAGCAGCATTTTCGCACAGCAAAAATTGCTGACGCCAAGTCGCCAGAGAAGCTATTATACCTTCATTTACAAGCTGGAACCAGACGAGGTGATGCGTTTTTACGGCAAGGCCGAAAAGCTGATGCCCGAAAAAATGATGCATAAGCTGGTGGATTCATTTAAAACAGATGAACGCTGGCGCAATTATCTGCCGTCGGGCAATTACCTGAAGGTTTTTGCAGAAAAGAATGTGCTGCAATATAAACTGATCGAAAACCATTCGGCAGACCTGAAGCTGCTTCATAATACCGGGGATATTTCGTTCTCACTGGTTAACCGGCAGGGCGAAAGGGTAAGCGACGCGGTGGTGCACATCAAACATGAACTGGTACCTTTTGATAGTAAAAGCGGCTTATATCACGTCAGGAACTCAAAAAAAGCAAAACTTATCCGGGTAGATTATCGGGGTGTGGTAAATTTCTTCAGGATAACAGAGGAAAGCAGCTATCATCGTAACTGGCTGAAGGCGAAGTGGTGCGGCTTTAAACGGCTATTTCAGCATAAGAACAAATACAATTACAACGGTTACCAATACCCCAATAGCTACAACGATCATTACACCGGCTTTATGATTTTCAATAAGGCCATTTACAGGCCGGGCGATACAGTGAAGTTTAAGGCTTTTATCATGAATAAGAAGAGCAAAAAGCCGATAACGGTCCCGCGTGTACTGATAAGGCTTCTTGATCGGAATAACGTGGATGATGTAATTACCGGTTATGTGAACAGCTACCGCGATGGCGGTTACGAGGGTAGTGTGGTGCTGCGCGATACGCTGGACCTTGACCTTGATGAAGAGTATACCATCAGCCTGGAAGACCCTACGAGCGCAAAATACAGCCAGAATGACGACAACAGCGATGAGGAGGATAAGGCAGCCATGGCCAGACGCAAGGTTTATTTCGCCGCTCAGTTTAAGTATGAAGAATATGAACTAAGGTCGGTTAACTTCAGCGCCCGGCTGGATAAAACCGAGCATTGGACAGGTGATCCGCTGGCCGTATACCTGAAAGCGACTGATGAGAACGATCTGCCCTTAAGCGACGGTCGCGTTACGCTGACGCTTACAAACCCTGTGATTAAGTACAATCATTTGACCAAGCTTTTTGTGCCTGATACCTTGTGGGTACACCAGTTGACATTGGAGCCTGCCGGCGAAACGAAGGTACTCATCCCCGATTCGATATTTCCCAGGACAAGCCTTGATTACGAAATACATGCTCAATTTTTGAACAGCAATAACGAGTCGCATTCAACCCAAAACCGCGTAACCTACAATTGCGAGCGCTACCGCATATCGGCTGAGATAAAAGGCGATACGTTGGTCTCATCCTATTTTAAATTGGGTAAGGAGATCAAAGGCGAAGCGCTGATCAGCGCACTTAGCGGGGAGGATACCTTATCGAAAATGAAAGTGGTGCTTCCGTCTAAGATCATCATCAATCCAAATGCTGTAACTTATAATATCGAAACTGACAGCACCGACATGGATGTAGACCTGAAAGAAAGCCAGTCTGGCATTTCACTGTCTGGCTACCGGACCGCCGATTCTTTGTTTGTAAGAGTTGCCAACGAACGCAACCTGCATTTCTGGTACTCGGTGTTTGCAGGTAACGATCTGCTGGAAACCGGCGAAACCAGCAGCCTTTTTTACAGGAGAGCTTACCGTGGGGCCAAGGATATCAATTTTGTGGTGAACTACATTTGGGCGGGTAAAAATGAATCGGAACAAACAACGGTGCCCTACCAGGATAAACTGCTGAATGTATATGTGAAACAGCCCATAAGCGTTTATCCGGGTCAACAGGTACGTTCGGAAATTGCAGTGACCGATAATGCAGGCAAACCAGTGGCTAATGCCGATATCACTGCCTGGGCGCTTACGCGCAAGTTTAGCGATTACCGCGTACCTTCTATACCTTACTTAGGCAAAGAAAATTATTACCGCAGGACCAACCGCGAACGATACCTGCAGCCGAACAACAATACCGCGGGCACGCGCCGCCTTGACTGGAAACGATGGAGCCGCGAAATGGGGCTTGATAGTATCGCCTACTACCAGTTTACCCATCCACGTCCGATATACCGCAGCGAGGAACCCCTGCACGATACTATTACCCAGATAGCGCCTTTTGTTATTAAAGAAGGGGATATCGAGCCGGTGCATATCCTTTTTATTGATGAGCGGCCGGTATACTTTGACCAGGCGCAGCAAATGGAGCGTTACAGCTTTGCGGTAAAACCGGGCAAACATAACCTGAAATTCAGGACAACTACGCAGTTCATCAAACTGGATAGCGTGCAGGTTAATGCTTACCGGAAACTGATCATCAGCCTGAATGATGATACATCAAACCATGCGGTCACTTTTGTAAAAATGGCCGATACGCTCGACCGCTATGAAGCTAATTTTATCGACCAGCACATGGTTACCATTACCGACAATTTTAATGGGAAGCTGGCCCTGTTGCAACAGGGCGATCATTTGACATTACTGAACCCCATTACCACGGGTTACCGCAACAATAACCAGGTACTTACCGGGCCGCTGTCTTATAACTATGCTGATCTGCTTTTACCCGGCGAAAAACCGAGGGGTTTCCTGGTTGAGCCGGACTATAGCTATGTGTTTGAACCGGGGTTGCTGAAGCAGAAAAGTATCCCTGCACGGTACCCTTTCCGCACAGCCTTGTTTTTGGGCCACGGGGCAAGCGATTACGGCCAATATGTGTTTACCCACAACGAGGCCGACAGCATCTGGGACCAGTACTTGTACCTGAAAAGCAATACGCAGCAATTGTTTATCAATGATCCCGTTAGTGACAGGATCACCGGCCGGTTGGAGATCTCAGTAAACGATTATAAGAACCAGAAGGGCCCGCTGATCAAAAACATCATCCTGTACCGGTACGACGATCCTGATTTTATCCAGGTATATTCCGGCAATACAATTAGGTTCAGCCCGCTAAAGACAGGCAAATACCGCATGCTGTTCCTGCTGAAAGGTGACAGCTACGATATTAAGGACGATGTGGTTGTTAAGGCGTTTGGGGTGTCGGTGTACAAATTTGATGTGCTGCCTGTTCATCCAAGAGATTCCGTCAGTATCAAAATAAACCAGGTTATGACCAACCGGACAAGCGCCTATAAATCAGGCGATAGCGACGTACAGAACGATGCACTAAAATTAAAAGAGGCCTTCAACGACCGGTATTTTGACATGACGAACTTCGGTGATTCGATGAGCGGAACAGTGATTGCCGATGAAGACGGCCTACCTATACCGGGTTGTACCGTGAAAGTGAAGGGGACAAATCATGGCGTTGTCACAGATGTAAATGGTCATTTCAGACTGAAAGTACCTGCATCCGGGCATTTGATCGCAAGTTTCGTAGGATACTATGCACAGGAAGTGAGAATAGAGCTAGGAACAGTTGTAAAGATCAGCCTAAAATCTTCTCCAAACATGTTGGGAGAAGTGGTGGTGACAGGTTATGCGACCGTTAGAAGAAAAGATGTTACTTATTCAATGGCAGTTGTAACTACCACAGAGCAAGGCTTAATGGGACAAGCCGCGGGTGTAACAATTGAAGCACAGCCTGGAGGCGGAAGTACTATATACATCAGGGGTATATCAGATAAGTCCGGCGCCAAGCCCCTTATTGTTGTTGATGGGGAAATAGTTGCAGATCTGAAAGGCATCAGTCCAAACGACATAGGAGAAATGAGTGTTTTAAAAGATGCATCGGCCACTGCGCTTTACGGTGCACAGGCAGCGAACGGGGTGATTGTTATCAATACCAAAAAGAGATCAAACAGCGGCCTGGCGGCAGATACCACGAAGCAGGGAGAAGGGTCACAGGGCTTGCGTAAAAACTTTTCGGATTATGCCTACTGGCATCCTAAACTGACCACGGATGCCAACGGCAAGGCCAGCTTTGTTTCGGTATTTCCGGATGACATTACCAACTGGCGCACCTTTGTGGTGGCTATAAACGGGCAAAAGCAAACAGGTTTCAGCGAGAAGCAGATCAAATCGTATCGCCCGGTAAGCGCTAATTTTGTATCGCCCCAGTTTGCCGTGAGGGGCGACGAACTGCATGTGATAGGCAAAGTACTGAACTATACGACAGATACGGTAAAAATCGAAAGAAGCTTTGTCTATAACGGCAAACCTGTAACGCACGATCTTCTACAGGTAAAAAATTCGCACATCGATACCATGAGTGTCACTGCCGAGGGTACAGATAGCCTGGCATTTGAATATACCATCAAGCGGGATAACGGTTATTTCGACGGCGAAAGGCGGAAAATACCTTTGATGGAGCAGGGCACCAAAGAAACCAAAGGGGTTTTTGAGGCGCTTGAAAAGGACACGACGGTCAGCCTGAAATTTAACCCGAATTCGGGTACCGTTACTTTTCATGCAGAATCGTCGGTATTGCCAATATTGCTGGAAGAGACAAAAAAGTTGAGGAACTACCAGTATTTGTGTAACGAGCAGCTGGCTTCCAAATTGATCGGGCTGCTCACCGAACGGCGCATCAAAAAGTTTTTGAATGAACCCTTCGAACATGGAAAGAATATTACCGAGATCGTCAAGAAAATTCAGCAGAGCCGCAACAGCCAGGGCACGTGGGGGTGGTGGAAAGATACACCTGAAGAAATGTGGGTGAGCCTGCATGTGGTTGAGGCTTTGCTGGATGCGGAAAGCGATGGCTATACTACCCAACTGGATAAAGTAAAATTGACACAATACCTGCTGTACCAACTGGATAGCTATAAGCAGCAGGATCGCCTTTACCGCCTTGAACTGCTGAAAAAACTGGGTGCCAAAGCCGATTACGAAAAATATGTGGCTGTTATCAGTAAGGAGATCAGCCTGCAAAAAGATCCGTCGGACTATACTAAGATGCGGCTGATGCTGGTTAAACAACAGGCAGGCATTCCCGTAAAAATTGACAGCCTGGTTGGTAAGGCCCGGCACACCATGTTCGGTAATATTTATTGGGGCGAAGAAGGTTACCGTTTTTTTGACAACTCGGTTCAGCTGAGTGTACTGGCTTATCGTATCCTGAAAAATGAGGGTAAGTATCCGGAGCTACTGTCGAAAATAAGAGGATATTTTATGGAGCAGCGTAAAGGCGGCGACTGGCGCAATACCTATGAGTCGGCGCTGATACTGGAAAATATTTTGCCCGACCTGCTAACTGAAGGTAAGGGCATCAAACCCGCGTCGATAACTTTATCGGGTGCGAAGAACGAGACCGTCACCAAATTCCCTTATACTGCTACCTTTGCCGGTAACGAGCTGAAAGTTGCGAAGACAGGTACGCTCCCGGTTTATATCACCGGCTACCAGCAGTTCTGGAATAGGAAGCCCGAAAAAGTAAGCAAGGATTTTACGGTCAATAGCTGGTTTGAGAAAAAAGGTGACAAACAAACCAAATTAAAAGACGGCGAAGCGGTGGAACTGAAAGTGGAAGTAACCACCCGCGGCGATGCCGATTATGTGATGATCAACATACCGATACCGGCGGGCTGTTCATACGAAAGCAAGGAGCAAAACTGGGGCAACGAGGTACATCGCGAATATTTTAAAGACCGGGTAAGCATCTTCTGCCGCAGCATGAAACAA